Within Leguminivora glycinivorella isolate SPB_JAAS2020 chromosome 26, LegGlyc_1.1, whole genome shotgun sequence, the genomic segment TTATCGCTCATCCATCATTTAGTGTATTGGGTTTGATTGTAATCCATGGCGTGAGTTAAGACGTGGCGCCTTAACTTTGTATTAGTGTAGAAAGTCCAGTGACACTGGGGGCATGAGAATCTTTTCTCCGCCGGTTTATGAATAGTTCGATAATGAGCTGCTCTTTTGCAACTGGTCTCGAATGTTTTGTCACAAGCTGTGCAGTCATAGTCCCGTTGCTGTTGAGCATGGTTGTCGACCAAGTGCTTCGCTCTCGCGTAATACGTCGTGAAGAGTTCTGGACAACGAGGGCACGTGTATCTTACACCTTTCTTATGCACACGCAGCCTATGGCACATTCTGGCTGCTCTTGTATCAAGAACTTCACTACAATCCCCGCAAGGGAAGCTGCCCTTTTCATGCGACTGAACGTGAGTCCGAAACCGAGATTTCGATACAAAACCTTTGCCGCACGAATCGCAAATGTAATTCCTATAATGTGTATTGATGTGTTCGTTCAACTTGGAGAAACTAACAAAATGAGAGAAGCATTTCTGACAAAAGAATCCGTTAGAGTCAAGCTTAAATGGTAATATTCCGTCGCTATAATCAGAGTTGATAGATTTCTCGTGTTGAGAAACAATATGATCTTTCAGATCATCTATATCAGTTAACGGATGGTTGCATAGTCTACAACTAAGATTGCCTATGTCTACTTTGACCATATTATTTTCGGTTAGTTTAGCGAAGATTTTATTAGTGGGCGGATCGGTTAAGTGATTGTTTTGGACGTGTTGACGAAACGGGGCGGTGTCTACGAATTTAGCATCACAGTAGGAGCAGTAAAAGGCGCTGTGGAACCACCGGAAAGCCCAAGCGGTGGAGCATTCTAGGAGCGTCATAGCGTTCCGTCGCATCATCGTTTTGGAGATGCGTTTCTCGGATTCCTCCGGCAGCTCGTTGTTGGCGCGCCGCCGCCTGCGCATTTGACGCGCGCTTACGTTCTCCTTTAATTTCCTAACACGTCTAACTCCTACATTTCCCTCCGCGTCCGCATTAGCGGAACCTAAAAAGAAAAGAAGACGTTACTAAGTTTACTTGCCCCACATGCAACCATTATTAGTCATCTACATATTCTGAGCTGTCCTAAAAATGTAATGAAAAATTAGTAAGTTTAGGTTAAGGTTTCGATAAGAACCGGATATgacgaaaaaaaaaagtaaaatattaaaGCTTTTATTGTGTTACACGTAAAATAGTTCATTAAATTTTTTCAGGACCTATGCTAACAAGTTCGCACATATCAGGGTGTATTTCCCTCATGTGAGCCAACAATTGCATTCGCTGCTTGAACGTCGCTCCACACCACTTGCAACCTAAATCGTCGTGAGTTTTCAAATGCGTCCTCAACGCCCTATTTCTAGGAAACGATTTATCACAGACGTTACAATGAAAATTCCTTTCCCCTGTGTGTTTCACTTTATGTCTTCTCAGTTCGTAAGCTGTTTTAAAGCTCCATTCGCAGCTTGAACATCTAAAGTCCCGCTGCGGAGGGAAGTGGATTGATCGGACGTGGATAGCGCGCTTGCCTGACGTCTTAAAGGTTAGCTCGCAGTGTGGACAACGATAGGACACTTCTTTTTCACTGTGAGTTGCGTTGAGATGATTCATCCTGTCGTAGTAACCGTCAAAACGCATGTTGCAATGTGGACATTCGTATCTTGGCGCTTTGGCGTGAGCGTGTGCTTTATGATAATCTCTAGCGGCGCGCATTCTGAATATCTTAGGGCACTCGTTGCAAGGAAACGTGCCAGAGATATGAACTTCCGAATGCTTCCTTAATCTTGGCGCCGTCATATATCCCTTTCCGCAAGTTGGACAAATATAATGTTGGTAATGTATATTCATATGCTCGTATAGTTTTAAGAAGTTGTTGAAAGTTTCCTTGCAAATGACGCAGCTCCATGATTCTTTGTTTAGGTAGAAAGGAGAACGCCGTCTGGCTGGTTGATTTCGTAATCGTATCCATGTTCGATGACGTGATCGCGCATCTGTTTGACATCAGTGTATTGGAGTGAGCAGAGGCGACACGTGGCTTGAGTTACGTCGACATTGATGAGGGACATCTCTTTGAACTTGCTGTAGATGTCTTTGACGCTGTGTTGGGGTGAGCAAGCGCTTATGTGGAGGCGAAGGAGAGCGCAGTCTGTGAAGCTGGTTTCGCAGTAGGCGCATTTGAACTGGTTGCGCTTCCAGCGGAAGGGGCTGACGGACCAGCACTCGAGTATGGCGGTGGCATTTTTCTTCGTGGCATAGCGAGCCTCCGCCCGAGCGCTGCGTTGGTATCTCGGTTTCTCTTTGAGCAAATTGTCTATTGGTATGGAGATAGGCTCTACCTTTATCACAGTTTCGTGTTCGGTATAGATGTGTcctaaaaatagaaaaattgtGTCATTTCTTGAGGAAGCTTCTTGGTTTAATCGCCAACTCGCTCGGTATCTGATTTGCATGTGTTGGTTTATTTACATCGTTGAGTAAAAgtcagaatatttttatttgtttattgatgGCAATGTTACAATTTAAAAGTATACTTAACTATATTAGATTTGTGATGCAAATTCAATTAAATATCAACACACAATACGTATctacataattaaatatattaaatatttcacGGGTTTTTAGGAAGCTTGGTTGATATTTATTATGCGTATACTAGAAAAATAAACCTTTAACGATTTGTTTCTACATTGAAATACTGCTTGTGATGTCATATAGTAAATATTAGAAGGAGCATTTACATAGATCTAACGCATAATTAAGTTTCTtaatttactataaaataaGCGTATCTACTAAATTATATTTACAGATAGTACTTAAGTACTCAAGTACAACAAGTAGTTATTATGCAGATACTACTAATATAATCCCAGAGACGAGTTATCGagaattcaattcaataaaatCTTTTCAGGTCttcttattcaaacatttaAGTATTCTTCATTTGTAAACGAGCCGTTGCCACAAAGCCGTCTACGTGATATGTAAACCAGACACATCATTTTATATTttctgttaaaaataattattattgattGCATTTCTCTTTTATGACTTTTATTACAGTCAATATTATAGTAATGTCCTTGATGTCCGGTCTGCAATGGCATGTGTGAGAGACATCATGtaggttaataaaaaaatataatattgtaattaaaaCGTGAGATTCTAAGGATAATCTGTCATTTGCATAATTGGCAATAATTTCATTTGTATCATTTGGTTAAGGGTTTATATTTAACCTTCATTCAATAAATTGACCGTTTAAGTACAAACTACAGACATTACTAACTCAATCAATATCAGACGTGAAAATGTTTTTTAGCGATATGCTTATCTAGTGAGAGTTTAGTAGCGAAGGCTCTAGAACAGCTACCACAAGGATAACCATATTCCGTCTCCTTCTTAGTTCTATGAGCTTTAACATTGTGATGGTACTTTTGTGACCTCGTCTTGAAGGTCATATGGCAAGTAGTGCATTCGTACATTTCGGCACCGGGCTTATAGTTATGGAACTCCATGAGATGGCGTTTCCGTAACTCCCAAGTTGCGAAGCGGGGCTTATCTTTGCAATGTGCACACATGTATGGTAGCGTTGTATGCTGAGTTTTTATGTGGATGTTTCTTTCTTCTAGGGTAGAGAACGTTGCTACGCAACGACTGCAGCTGTATTTATTATCGTGGGGGATTTTTGTGTGAGCTATCAAAGCTGATTCTGTGATAAATCCTTCACCGCACGTATCGCAGACAAAGTTCTGATAGTGCTCTGCGGTGTGCTTCTTTAGTGAGATGAAATCTGAGAACTGACAAGTACAAATTGCACATTTCCAATGAGATCCGTCGTTTAGTTTGAAAGGTAGAACTCCGGGTTGAACGTCGGCGTTGATAGGTTGTTTATGATCATTTTTGAGATGGGCAATCAGATCGTCGAGCGTGTCAATGCGTAAATAGCAAAGTTTGCATTGAAGATCAGTGATATCAACTTTAAGGAATTCTTTCCTCAGTTTTCGACTAAAAACGTGTTGGATATTGGTGTTAGCGTGTCTTGCCGTCATGTGCATTCTGAGACCGTTAGGATCGTTGGACTGCACGCGGCAGTAGACGCAGTTGAAATTCTGGCCCCAAGTTCTGAACGGACGCGCTGTGGAACATTGTAATATTATTTCAGTGTTACTACGATGCTTGAGAGCTTTTCCAAATCTAGGCTTATAAGTGGCTTTGTAGCATTTAAAGTTGCGTTCATGTTGTCGCAAGCCGTGCTCAGAGAGGAAAGTCGCCCCGCATTTGTCGCAAGTGAATATCTTCACGTGACTGCGTAAGTGGCCGTTTATTTGAGAGAATTCAGAGTAAGTTTTGTCGCAGTCTAGACACATCCACAGCCCGGATGGCCCTTGCTTGTAAGGCAGAACTCCAAAGGGTACGTCAAAGTTGACGTTTTTGTCGTGGTCACGAGACAAGTGGTTCATAAAGAAATCGACGCTCGGCATTTCTTGGGAACATAAGTTGCATTTGAATTCCGTTATGTCTATTTTTAGGTCGTCTACCACCTTATAGAATGCGCTATTGTAATCAGCGCTAACGTGGTCAGTTTTGATGTGGCACCTCAACGCCGTCATTGGCTCAAACTCGTCATGGCAGTAGGAACAGACAATTCTATTAAACCGGGTCTTAAAGGGGAATGCTGTCGAGTACCTAAGTATCTGAACAGCGTTTTGACGCTGCGGGTTCTGGTTAACAGATCTTTCGAACAGTCTCTTTTTCGTTTTACGTTCTTTCTCAGTATGTCCAGCTATTTCCTTACTGGGCCCTAAAAAAAGAAAAGAACGTCATCAGTAACAATTCGGGGATATTATTCATCTACGTTCGAAAATAAATTTTGTTCCATGCCATGACAAATTTTGAGGCTACACAAAAGCAAATCCACAAATTTTAGTCCTTCTTGTTAAAGCAGGTTTTAAATATTGAAATGTTTTTTCGCCATATGTTTATCCAGGAATAACTTAGTGGTAAAAGCTTTGGGGCAACTCGGGCAAGGATAGTTGAAGTCGCTGTCCTTTTTCAATTGATGTGTTCTCATCATATGGTTGTACTTGCCAGATCGGGTCTTAAAAGTTTTCTGACAAGTAGCGCATTCATATTTGTCGGTACCGGTAGTATAATTGTGAACTTCTTTGAGATGTTTCTTTCGCAACTCCCAATTAGAGAAGCGGGGTTTATCTTTGCAGAAGTTACACATGTAGGGTGTCTTCGTATGTTGTGTTCTCACGTGATGATTTCTCTCGTCGAGAGAAACGAACGTGGCTATGCAACGACTGCAGTTGTACTTGTTTTCGTGCGGTATCTTAGAGTGTGCTATCATTGCAGATTCCGTTATGAAGCCTTCTCCACAAGTGTCGCAAACATAGTTCTGCAAATGTTCTACAGTATGTTTTTCTAGAGACCCAAAGTCTTGGAACTGATTTGGACACATGGTGCATTTCCAAATTGATCCATCATTGAGTCTAAAAGGTATGACGCCTAACTGATCCTCAGTAACAGACTGCTGATGGTCATTTTTCAGATGATTCGTTAAATTATCCATAGATTCCATAGGCATAAAGCAGAGCTTGCAATGTAGGTCAGTGATGTCGATTTTGAGATACTCCTTTCCAAGTTTTCTATAAAACGCGTCTTGGACATGATAGTCGACGTGTAACGTCGCCATGTGGCTTCTGAGAACGACCGGATCGTTCGTCTGAAGGCGGCAGAATACGCAACTAAGATTATTCTTCCATGTCCTAAATGGACAAGCCGTAGACCACTGCAGGATCAACTCCGCATTCCGTCTAGATCTCATAACGAGGCCGTTGCGAGCTTTATACGACGTACGAAAACAATTCACCTGCCGACGGTGGTCTCGTAAAGCGTAGTCGGAAATAAAAGCAGTTCCGCACTTATCacaaataaaattcata encodes:
- the LOC125239635 gene encoding zinc finger protein 652-A-like isoform X22 codes for the protein MEGKSTDWVRGPSGPTVCRCCFAEGCYKDISTEYFWMGKKEVYCEMLTETFDLSIAFAQTSGPNSNSRLICEPCISRLRDASEFKKQVQECEKMFMQYLDPGRSTVEEIQLEITQEPMEKGVKLEPVKLEKNQSDDDFDDRGGFEDMDEDDLDDQPLTKLASKVPKKESVDLLDLLDNAKAEKRKSSTKAKASPAKKAKTKKETPKATVSKPKPEKKKKGSANADAEGNVGVRRVRKLKENVSARQMRRRRRANNELPEESEKRISKTMMRRNAMTLLECSTAWAFRWFHSAFYCSYCDAKFVDTAPFRQHVQNNHLTDPPTNKIFAKLTENNMVKVDIGNLSCRLCNHPLTDIDDLKDHIVSQHEKSINSDYSDGILPFKLDSNGFFCQKCFSHFVSFSKLNEHINTHYRNYICDSCGKGFVSKSRFRTHVQSHEKGSFPCGDCSEVLDTRAARMCHRLRVHKKGVRYTCPRCPELFTTYYARAKHLVDNHAQQQRDYDCTACDKTFETSCKRAAHYRTIHKPAEKRFSCPQCHWTFYTNTKLRRHVLTHAMDYNQTQYTK
- the LOC125239635 gene encoding zinc finger protein 658B-like isoform X6, which codes for MEGKSTDWVRGPSGPTVCRCCFAEGCYKDISTEYFWMGKKEVYCEMLTETFDLSIAFAQTSGPNSNSRLICEPCISRLRDASEFKKQVQECEKMFMQYLDPGRSTVEEIQLEITQEPMEKGVKLEPVKLEKNQSDDDFDDRGGFEDMDEDDLDDQPLTKLASKVPKKESVDLLDLLDNAKAEKRKSSTKAKASPAKKAKTKKETPKATVSKPKPEKKKKGPSKEIAGHTEKERKTKKRLFERSVNQNPQRQNAVQILRYSTAFPFKTRFNRIVCSYCHDEFEPMTALRCHIKTDHVSADYNSAFYKVVDDLKIDITEFKCNLCSQEMPSVDFFMNHLSRDHDKNVNFDVPFGVLPYKQGPSGLWMCLDCDKTYSEFSQINGHLRSHVKIFTCDKCGATFLSEHGLRQHERNFKCYKATYKPRFGKALKHRSNTEIILQCSTARPFRTWGQNFNCVYCRVQSNDPNGLRMHMTARHANTNIQHVFSRKLRKEFLKVDITDLQCKLCYLRIDTLDDLIAHLKNDHKQPINADVQPGVLPFKLNDGSHWKCAICTCQFSDFISLKKHTAEHYQNFVCDTCGEGFITESALIAHTKIPHDNKYSCSRCVATFSTLEERNIHIKTQHTTLPYMCAHCKDKPRFATWELRKRHLMEFHNYKPGAEMYECTTCHMTFKTRSQKYHHNVKAHRTKKETEYGYPCGSCSRAFATKLSLDKHIAKKHFHV